In Dyadobacter sp. NIV53, a single window of DNA contains:
- a CDS encoding alpha-galactosidase codes for MKITAFLLIIVCFTRIQAQNLSVWNTKFDQKNETDWLVSPVQEKAGIYRSQDGKDIILYNGLVKRTFRISPDVACIDFKNLTTGQQLLRAVKPEARLMINGKNYNIGGLSGQKENGYLLPEWVDQLILSDSAFHFTNYILGEIKPELHWKTSMWTPDKNLATGKTITFKYKSSLPEVQGLQVSVHYTIYDGIPLLSKSVTIQNTTGGSVIVDQIVNEILAVVEEESAVVGSPEKMAKPNGIYIENNFAFNNAMRYPLSDQATHWKVDPAYTSQVNYDFQTPCLLEVHPNINMGVSLKKGEKLESVRTYELLQDNYDRERKGLAIRKMYRKIAPWITTNPIFMHLVSKNDEEVMTAIDQCAAMGYEALILSFGSHCNMEDTTAANLKKWKKLADYAHGKQVFIGSYSLFSSRKISDEDDVIDPNTGKPGGAFFGNAPCMGSKWGLNYIEKLKIFMTYTGFNIFENDGPYPGDVCASTTHPGHEGLHDSQWRQMELQKGLYHWCNENGVYVNAPDWYFLDGTNKIGLGYREVNFSLSRDQQKILNRQNIFDATWNETPSMVWGFVPLVKYQGGNADAVLEPLSEHLDAYEQLMMQYYGAGIQACYRGPRLYDTEETRNTVTKVITWYKKYRLILNSDIIHLGRADGRDWDGIMHVNPALKHKGLIMLYNPLKQEIMRSVRLPVYYTNLHNSVSVREKENIAKTYKVSRNYEVVVAVKIPANSYTWLVVEGEK; via the coding sequence ATGAAAATCACTGCTTTTCTCCTGATAATTGTTTGCTTTACACGTATCCAAGCCCAGAATTTATCAGTCTGGAACACTAAATTCGATCAAAAAAACGAAACAGACTGGCTGGTTAGCCCTGTACAAGAAAAAGCGGGAATTTATAGATCACAAGATGGAAAGGACATTATTCTTTATAATGGACTGGTTAAACGTACGTTCAGGATTTCACCTGATGTTGCCTGTATAGATTTTAAAAACCTGACAACCGGACAGCAGTTGTTAAGAGCTGTAAAACCAGAAGCACGCTTAATGATTAACGGTAAAAATTATAATATCGGTGGATTAAGCGGGCAAAAAGAAAACGGCTATTTATTACCTGAATGGGTTGATCAATTGATATTATCAGACAGTGCTTTCCATTTTACCAACTACATTCTTGGTGAAATAAAACCTGAATTGCATTGGAAAACGTCCATGTGGACCCCGGATAAAAATCTGGCAACTGGAAAAACAATTACATTCAAGTACAAATCTTCTTTGCCGGAAGTACAAGGTTTACAGGTATCCGTTCACTACACCATTTACGACGGTATTCCGCTTTTAAGTAAATCAGTCACTATTCAAAATACCACCGGCGGTTCTGTAATTGTTGACCAGATTGTCAATGAAATTCTGGCAGTTGTAGAAGAAGAAAGTGCTGTGGTGGGAAGTCCTGAGAAGATGGCAAAACCGAATGGAATTTATATTGAAAATAATTTTGCATTTAATAATGCCATGCGTTATCCGTTGAGCGACCAGGCAACGCATTGGAAAGTGGATCCCGCATATACTTCGCAAGTGAATTATGATTTCCAAACACCTTGTCTATTGGAAGTGCATCCTAATATTAACATGGGTGTATCTTTAAAAAAAGGAGAAAAGTTAGAGTCTGTTCGTACCTATGAACTCCTTCAGGACAATTATGACAGGGAACGAAAAGGGTTGGCAATACGGAAAATGTACCGGAAAATTGCACCCTGGATCACTACCAATCCCATTTTTATGCATTTGGTCAGCAAAAATGATGAAGAAGTTATGACAGCGATTGACCAGTGTGCTGCTATGGGATATGAAGCTTTAATCCTAAGTTTTGGAAGCCATTGCAACATGGAAGATACGACGGCAGCAAATTTGAAAAAATGGAAAAAATTGGCCGATTATGCGCATGGCAAGCAAGTTTTTATTGGAAGTTATTCACTATTCAGTTCCAGAAAAATTAGTGATGAAGATGATGTAATTGATCCTAATACTGGTAAGCCTGGCGGCGCTTTTTTTGGAAATGCCCCTTGTATGGGAAGCAAATGGGGATTAAATTATATTGAAAAGTTGAAAATATTTATGACCTATACTGGTTTCAATATTTTTGAAAACGACGGCCCTTATCCCGGTGATGTATGCGCTTCCACAACACATCCCGGACATGAAGGATTGCATGATTCGCAATGGCGCCAAATGGAATTACAAAAGGGGTTGTACCATTGGTGCAATGAAAACGGTGTATATGTCAACGCACCTGACTGGTATTTTCTCGATGGTACCAATAAAATCGGGCTCGGATACAGGGAAGTCAATTTTTCATTGTCAAGAGATCAGCAAAAAATACTGAACCGGCAAAACATATTTGATGCCACCTGGAATGAAACTCCTTCTATGGTTTGGGGGTTTGTACCGCTGGTTAAATACCAGGGTGGAAATGCTGATGCGGTACTGGAACCATTGTCAGAGCATTTGGATGCTTATGAACAACTGATGATGCAATATTATGGAGCAGGAATTCAGGCTTGTTACCGTGGCCCAAGGCTATATGATACGGAGGAAACCCGTAATACAGTTACAAAAGTGATTACCTGGTACAAAAAATACCGTTTGATCCTGAATTCGGACATTATACATTTAGGCCGGGCGGACGGCCGGGATTGGGATGGAATTATGCACGTAAACCCGGCATTAAAACATAAAGGCTTAATAATGCTTTATAATCCTTTGAAGCAGGAAATTATGCGTTCCGTGCGGTTGCCGGTTTATTATACGAACCTGCACAATTCAGTAAGTGTCAGGGAAAAAGAAAATATAGCTAAAACCTACAAGGTGAGCCGGAATTATGAAGTGGTAGTAGCCGTAAAAATCCCTGCAAATAGTTACACCTGGCTGGTGGTTGAAGGAGAGAAATGA
- the rluF gene encoding 23S rRNA pseudouridine(2604) synthase RluF, whose protein sequence is MNLIRINKFISETGFCSRREADRLVEQGRVTLNSRIAVLGDKATEADDVRVDGKPIKSRKAFAYIAFNKPVGITCTTERQIKGNIIDYIKHPERIFPIGRLDKPSEGLIFLTSDGDIVNKILRAGNNHEKEYFVTVDRLVTTDFVKKMSDGIPILDTVTKKCIVRKEGNLTFTIILTQGLNRQIRRMCEYLGYNVTRLKRVRIMNVTLENLPSGKWRDLTVDEMKFINAAVESSVKTEEGSVISDWSEEED, encoded by the coding sequence TTGAATTTGATCCGAATTAATAAATTTATCAGTGAAACAGGTTTTTGTTCAAGGAGAGAAGCGGACCGGCTGGTGGAGCAGGGGCGTGTTACCCTGAATTCCAGAATAGCGGTTTTAGGTGACAAAGCCACGGAAGCCGACGACGTTCGTGTGGATGGGAAGCCAATAAAATCAAGAAAAGCATTTGCATATATTGCTTTCAATAAACCGGTTGGAATTACCTGTACCACTGAAAGACAAATCAAAGGAAACATTATTGATTACATCAAACATCCTGAACGCATTTTCCCAATTGGCCGGCTTGACAAACCATCCGAAGGTTTGATATTCCTGACCAGTGATGGCGATATCGTGAACAAAATTTTACGTGCAGGAAATAATCATGAAAAAGAATATTTCGTAACTGTGGACCGGCTTGTAACAACTGATTTTGTGAAAAAAATGTCAGATGGAATTCCAATCCTGGACACGGTTACAAAAAAATGTATTGTACGGAAAGAAGGAAATTTAACATTTACTATTATTCTTACTCAGGGTTTAAATCGCCAGATCAGGCGTATGTGTGAATATTTAGGTTATAATGTAACCAGGCTGAAACGAGTCAGGATTATGAATGTAACATTGGAAAATTTACCCAGTGGAAAATGGCGGGATCTTACGGTTGATGAAATGAAATTTATTAATGCCGCCGTTGAAAGTTCTGTAAAAACAGAAGAAGGTTCTGTTATTTCTGATTGGAGTGAGGAAGAAGATTAG
- a CDS encoding acetylxylan esterase produces MKKSIFLLSFHLWLLVLSVNAQPVKRYVEVIVAANHEDWTYKTGEKVQFTISVMQNGNMLKNVPVRYEIGLEKLDPAIKENKTTAEGKITVDGGTLKTPGFLRCIAYAIVDGSEYRGLATAGFDPLQIQPTVANPEDFDSFWETAKKELSAVPIDAKMTLLPERCTSKVNVYHINLQNNKPGVRVYGILSIPKKEGKYPALLRVPGAGVRPYYGDVTTAENDIITLEIGIHGIPVIMDPSVYTDLGMGVLNGYPAYNMDDRDKFYYKRVYLGCIRANDFLTSLPQYDGQNLAVTGGSQGGALSIITAGLDPRVKWLGAFYPALSDVTGYLHGRAGGWPHYFDKTSVKINNTKEKIATVSYYDVVNFARRVKVPGYYMWGFNDETCPPTSMYAAYNVTSAPKELKLYLDTGHWTYADEKDAMNNWLIGKLKGK; encoded by the coding sequence ATGAAAAAATCCATTTTCCTGCTCAGTTTTCACCTTTGGTTATTGGTTTTATCTGTTAATGCACAGCCAGTCAAACGTTATGTAGAGGTGATTGTAGCAGCCAATCATGAAGACTGGACATATAAAACGGGCGAAAAAGTACAGTTTACTATTTCGGTTATGCAAAATGGCAATATGCTGAAAAACGTACCGGTCAGATATGAGATCGGATTGGAAAAATTAGATCCGGCCATTAAAGAAAATAAAACCACTGCCGAAGGAAAAATCACAGTTGATGGAGGGACATTAAAAACACCCGGTTTCCTAAGATGTATTGCTTATGCCATTGTAGACGGCTCCGAGTATCGCGGCTTGGCAACGGCTGGTTTTGATCCACTTCAAATACAACCGACTGTTGCAAATCCGGAAGACTTTGACAGCTTCTGGGAAACAGCAAAAAAAGAACTTTCAGCCGTTCCGATAGACGCCAAAATGACCCTTCTTCCGGAAAGATGCACATCCAAGGTAAATGTATATCACATAAATCTTCAAAATAATAAACCCGGCGTCAGAGTTTACGGGATATTAAGTATACCCAAAAAAGAAGGAAAATATCCTGCCTTACTTAGGGTTCCGGGAGCTGGCGTACGGCCATATTACGGAGATGTAACTACGGCAGAAAATGATATCATTACGCTGGAAATAGGCATTCATGGTATTCCTGTAATTATGGACCCGTCTGTTTATACAGATTTGGGAATGGGTGTACTGAATGGTTATCCAGCTTACAATATGGACGATCGGGATAAATTTTATTATAAAAGGGTATATCTGGGTTGCATCCGTGCCAATGATTTTCTGACGAGCTTACCTCAATACGACGGTCAGAATCTGGCAGTTACAGGCGGAAGCCAGGGAGGTGCATTATCCATTATTACTGCTGGTTTGGATCCTCGCGTGAAGTGGCTAGGTGCTTTTTATCCTGCTTTAAGCGATGTCACCGGCTATCTACATGGAAGAGCTGGCGGTTGGCCGCACTACTTTGATAAAACAAGTGTAAAAATTAATAATACAAAAGAAAAAATAGCAACAGTCAGTTACTACGACGTAGTCAACTTTGCACGACGCGTGAAAGTGCCGGGTTATTACATGTGGGGATTCAACGATGAAACCTGCCCTCCTACATCCATGTATGCAGCGTATAACGTTACTTCTGCGCCAAAAGAACTCAAATTGTATTTGGATACCGGCCACTGGACATATGCTGACGAGAAGGATGCCATGAACAACTGGCTGATCGGTAAACTGAAAGGAAAATGA
- a CDS encoding Gfo/Idh/MocA family protein encodes MDRRTFIEKSALAGAAFSSLPLLSALNRTAPYRVALVGAGWWGTNILRCAIKSGECKVIAICDVDENQLKLCSAEISGLTPDKPKLYRDYRELLSKEKPEIVIVATPDHWHPLCCIAAIESGAHVYVEKPISHTIREGRAMVNATRKHGRIIQVGTHRRVSPHNISGMEFLKSGKAGKIGMARAFVHYGGGPGEKVADSEPPKGLDWDFYCGPAPLVPYNKTIHPKGFRNYLNFANGTLGDWGIHWLDQVMWWSEQKYPRKIYSTGGRAIRQDNTDAPDHQVAVYDFDGFTLEWEHRNFAANNAEKTDPKQAVGVYFYGTEGTFHMGWLDGWTFYPTNPNKPVIHQDAQLNKPDDQNIQELWGNFLTSIKTNTPPICEIEVGQRSTNVALLGMLSYKLGRSIIWDGEKEEIPGDADANKLLSREYRGKWEYPKV; translated from the coding sequence ATGGATCGTCGGACATTTATAGAAAAATCTGCCTTGGCAGGCGCTGCATTTTCTTCACTCCCACTGTTATCGGCATTGAATCGAACGGCTCCTTACCGGGTAGCACTGGTTGGTGCCGGATGGTGGGGAACTAATATACTTCGTTGTGCCATTAAATCCGGCGAATGCAAGGTCATTGCAATTTGTGATGTTGATGAAAACCAGCTTAAATTATGCTCGGCAGAAATATCCGGTCTCACACCGGACAAACCCAAACTTTACCGGGATTACAGGGAGTTATTGAGTAAAGAAAAACCAGAAATTGTTATCGTGGCAACTCCCGACCACTGGCATCCGTTGTGCTGTATTGCGGCCATCGAATCAGGTGCGCATGTTTATGTCGAAAAACCGATTTCACATACAATCAGGGAAGGCCGGGCTATGGTAAACGCAACCCGAAAACATGGGCGGATTATACAGGTTGGTACCCATCGTCGTGTGTCTCCGCATAATATTTCAGGCATGGAATTCTTAAAATCTGGAAAAGCCGGAAAAATCGGAATGGCCAGAGCCTTTGTGCATTACGGCGGTGGACCGGGAGAAAAAGTTGCAGATTCTGAACCACCAAAAGGTTTAGACTGGGATTTTTATTGCGGTCCTGCACCATTGGTACCTTATAACAAAACCATACATCCAAAAGGGTTCAGGAATTATCTGAACTTCGCCAACGGAACTTTGGGAGACTGGGGCATACACTGGCTTGACCAGGTTATGTGGTGGTCCGAACAAAAATATCCCAGGAAGATATATTCAACCGGCGGCAGGGCAATCAGGCAGGATAACACTGATGCGCCAGACCATCAGGTGGCGGTTTACGATTTTGATGGTTTCACGCTCGAATGGGAACATCGGAATTTTGCAGCAAACAATGCAGAAAAAACTGATCCTAAACAGGCGGTAGGAGTTTATTTTTATGGTACGGAAGGTACTTTTCATATGGGCTGGCTTGACGGGTGGACATTTTACCCGACCAACCCCAACAAACCTGTTATTCATCAGGATGCACAGCTGAACAAACCTGATGATCAGAATATCCAGGAATTGTGGGGCAATTTCCTAACTTCCATCAAAACCAATACGCCGCCAATTTGCGAAATTGAAGTAGGGCAGCGTTCGACTAATGTAGCTTTACTTGGCATGCTTTCATACAAACTTGGGCGCAGTATAATCTGGGATGGAGAAAAAGAAGAAATTCCGGGCGATGCAGATGCAAATAAATTACTAAGCCGGGAATACAGGGGTAAGTGGGAATATCCGAAAGTGTAG
- a CDS encoding tetratricopeptide repeat protein — MENTLLSNLLTFYEEDPDDPFNVYALALEYLKHDSEKAGQFFDILLFNHPDYLPTYYHAGEFFALEENYKKAELIYQKGIDLALSQKNTKTHQELLRAYRGFLDELED, encoded by the coding sequence ATGGAAAACACCCTGCTGAGTAATTTATTGACATTTTATGAAGAAGATCCGGACGATCCCTTCAATGTGTATGCATTAGCGTTGGAATATTTAAAGCATGATTCAGAGAAAGCAGGACAATTTTTCGATATTTTATTATTTAATCATCCCGATTACCTGCCGACCTATTATCATGCCGGTGAGTTTTTTGCTTTGGAGGAAAATTATAAAAAAGCAGAATTAATTTATCAAAAAGGTATTGATCTGGCACTGTCTCAGAAGAATACAAAAACGCACCAGGAGCTTTTGAGAGCATATAGAGGCTTTTTGGATGAGTTGGAAGATTAA
- a CDS encoding electron transfer flavoprotein subunit beta/FixA family protein has translation MKILVCITNVPDTTAKITFTDNDSKLNKNGIQHIIGPYDDYALARGVELKEQFGGTVTVLHVGEADADPQIRKALAIGADDAIRVNYNPLDSYDTAIQIARIAEQNTYDLILMGRESIDYNSGVVHGLVGEMLGIPSYSPVMKLDIDGDTVKIAREIDGGKEHLTASLPLVLGCQEPISEWKIPNMRGIMTAKSKPLVVVEPVTIDEMTIPEKYSLPAPKGACKMIPASEAETLIKLLQTEAKVL, from the coding sequence ATGAAAATACTCGTTTGTATTACAAATGTACCAGATACGACCGCTAAAATAACCTTCACAGATAATGACTCTAAATTAAACAAAAACGGTATCCAGCATATTATTGGCCCATATGATGATTACGCCCTGGCAAGAGGGGTAGAATTAAAAGAACAATTTGGCGGAACCGTAACCGTACTTCATGTTGGCGAAGCAGACGCTGACCCGCAGATACGTAAAGCACTGGCTATCGGAGCAGACGATGCCATACGTGTTAATTACAATCCGTTGGATTCATACGATACAGCCATACAGATAGCCCGTATTGCAGAGCAAAATACTTATGACCTGATTCTGATGGGGCGGGAATCTATAGACTATAATAGTGGTGTGGTACACGGGCTTGTTGGTGAGATGCTGGGCATTCCATCCTATTCACCTGTGATGAAACTGGATATTGACGGAGATACAGTAAAAATCGCAAGGGAAATAGATGGTGGCAAAGAACATCTGACTGCTTCACTGCCGCTTGTACTTGGTTGTCAGGAACCAATTTCTGAATGGAAAATACCGAATATGCGTGGTATAATGACAGCAAAGTCCAAACCTTTGGTCGTGGTTGAACCAGTAACTATAGATGAAATGACCATCCCTGAAAAATATTCGTTGCCTGCACCAAAAGGCGCCTGCAAAATGATTCCGGCAAGTGAGGCAGAAACGCTGATCAAACTGTTGCAAACGGAAGCGAAAGTATTATGA
- a CDS encoding electron transfer flavoprotein subunit alpha/FixB family protein: protein MSVLVFVEIDNGSIKKTSFEAIAYGAEVAKLTGETATVLVLGKADLTELAKAGHYGATKVLHASDEKLTQENGMAYADSLVQAAQQEGSKVIIISKSGLGDAMAARAAAKLKAGIVSGVTSLPDLSESFKVTRSIFSGKAFATTEIKSDLKILVIRKNIIEVDESSITSTEAQIEPFTPVLRDSDFKSAIDKIEKASSEISLTEADIIVSGGRGMKGPENWQPLLDLASALGAATGCSKPVSDLDWRPHHEHIGQTGIKVAPNLYIACGISGAIQHLAGVNGSKCIVVINKDPEAPFFKAADYGIVGDVFEILPKLTQAVKNLR, encoded by the coding sequence ATGTCAGTCCTTGTATTTGTAGAAATAGATAATGGTTCAATCAAAAAAACATCTTTTGAAGCTATTGCTTATGGCGCAGAAGTAGCCAAACTTACAGGAGAAACAGCAACAGTATTGGTTCTTGGAAAAGCTGATCTGACTGAACTGGCCAAAGCAGGCCATTATGGTGCCACTAAAGTGCTGCACGCTTCCGACGAAAAGCTGACACAAGAAAATGGCATGGCTTATGCCGATTCTCTGGTACAGGCAGCTCAGCAGGAAGGGAGTAAAGTAATCATTATTTCCAAGTCAGGACTTGGGGATGCGATGGCAGCGAGGGCAGCAGCAAAATTAAAGGCCGGAATAGTTTCCGGCGTAACTTCACTACCTGATTTAAGTGAATCATTTAAAGTTACCCGGAGTATATTCAGTGGTAAAGCCTTTGCGACAACTGAAATTAAATCAGACTTAAAAATACTGGTGATCCGGAAAAACATCATTGAAGTCGACGAATCTTCTATAACTAGTACCGAAGCTCAGATTGAGCCATTTACTCCGGTTCTGAGAGATTCAGATTTTAAATCAGCAATAGATAAAATAGAAAAGGCCAGTTCGGAAATTTCACTGACAGAAGCAGATATCATTGTGTCTGGCGGACGTGGGATGAAGGGCCCAGAAAACTGGCAGCCACTATTGGATCTGGCCAGTGCTTTGGGTGCTGCAACAGGATGTTCCAAACCTGTATCTGATCTCGACTGGCGCCCGCATCATGAACATATAGGACAAACCGGCATTAAAGTTGCACCTAACTTATATATTGCTTGCGGAATTTCCGGAGCCATACAACACCTTGCAGGTGTAAACGGCTCTAAATGTATTGTTGTAATTAATAAAGATCCGGAAGCGCCATTTTTTAAGGCTGCCGACTATGGAATTGTAGGTGATGTTTTTGAAATTCTTCCTAAACTAACCCAGGCCGTTAAAAATCTGAGATAA
- a CDS encoding bifunctional nuclease family protein: MKKIKLEILGLSPSQSQAGSFALVLGEELGNRRLPIIIGVFEAQAIAVQIENIIPNRPMTHDLFKSFADGMNYSLKEIIISDLKEGIFYAKIVCTDNLREVEVDARPSDAIAIGLRFDIPIYTYEAILSEAGIVSSSSTDEDEDEEQDTVRETLQTKGSFKDQIRDLSFDELQKMLDDALSKEDYEKAAKIRDEMGRRN; encoded by the coding sequence GTGAAAAAAATTAAGTTAGAAATATTAGGTCTTTCCCCCAGCCAGTCACAGGCGGGGTCATTTGCATTGGTACTTGGCGAAGAACTGGGTAACAGGCGTTTACCAATAATTATTGGTGTTTTCGAAGCTCAGGCAATAGCGGTTCAAATTGAAAACATTATTCCTAACAGGCCCATGACGCATGATCTGTTCAAGTCGTTTGCTGATGGCATGAATTACAGCCTTAAAGAAATCATCATTTCCGATTTGAAAGAAGGAATATTTTATGCCAAAATCGTTTGCACGGATAATCTGCGTGAAGTAGAAGTGGACGCAAGGCCATCTGACGCAATTGCAATTGGCCTTCGTTTCGATATACCGATATATACTTACGAAGCAATTTTATCAGAAGCTGGAATTGTTTCATCATCATCAACTGATGAGGACGAAGACGAAGAACAGGATACCGTTCGTGAAACATTACAAACAAAAGGTTCTTTCAAAGACCAGATCAGAGACCTTAGCTTCGATGAACTTCAAAAAATGCTGGATGATGCGCTTTCCAAAGAAGATTATGAAAAAGCGGCAAAAATCAGGGATGAGATGGGCAGGAGGAATTAA
- a CDS encoding ABC transporter permease encodes MSLTAALFLIGFCGLLVIQSKKLVSVIRQNIEVRTFLDKEETKAGQDSILNLIKTKPYVLVSTEVAPITFVSKEEAAKEFIEGTKEDFISFLGENPLRDSYRIKISEDYFEEAKLQLIKKDLEKIKGIYEVVYQEDLADNINRNVTKIYAILASFALLMLIIIVLLVNNTIKLAIYSQRFLIRSMQLVGATNGFIQRPYILRGAMQGLIGGILAGGLLIVLQQVAVRNVEGLAMLQEYNKIGILVGVVLFLGIAIGIASTYQSLARYLRMALDDLY; translated from the coding sequence ATGAGCCTCACAGCGGCATTATTTTTAATTGGTTTTTGCGGTCTACTTGTAATACAATCAAAAAAACTTGTTTCCGTCATACGTCAGAATATTGAGGTAAGAACATTTCTTGATAAGGAAGAAACGAAAGCGGGACAGGATTCTATCCTGAATTTGATCAAAACAAAACCTTATGTTCTGGTATCCACCGAAGTAGCTCCAATTACATTTGTTTCCAAAGAAGAAGCTGCAAAAGAATTTATAGAAGGTACCAAGGAGGACTTTATCTCGTTTTTAGGCGAAAATCCTTTGCGGGACAGTTACCGGATAAAAATTAGTGAGGATTATTTTGAAGAAGCAAAATTACAGCTTATCAAAAAAGACCTCGAAAAAATAAAAGGAATTTACGAAGTGGTTTATCAGGAAGATCTGGCTGATAATATCAACAGGAATGTTACAAAAATCTACGCCATACTTGCAAGTTTTGCACTTCTGATGCTAATCATTATCGTGCTTCTTGTTAATAATACGATCAAACTGGCAATATATTCGCAAAGGTTTCTAATCCGCAGCATGCAGCTCGTTGGTGCAACCAATGGTTTCATACAACGTCCTTATATACTTAGGGGTGCGATGCAGGGCCTGATTGGCGGTATTCTGGCTGGCGGATTATTGATTGTCTTACAGCAGGTTGCTGTTCGCAATGTCGAAGGCCTTGCTATGCTGCAGGAGTACAATAAGATAGGAATTCTGGTAGGTGTTGTTCTTTTTCTCGGAATTGCCATTGGAATTGCGAGTACATATCAGTCTCTTGCGCGGTATCTGAGAATGGCTTTGGACGATTTGTACTGA